A genomic window from Pseudocitrobacter corydidari includes:
- a CDS encoding FliA/WhiG family RNA polymerase sigma factor codes for MMDFIASETLTPADEARYVSQYIPLVNKIVKQLAYQVSSVIDREDMEQSALMGLLSSLRRYGHPDEQFIAYAAPRIRGAVLDELRQLDWRPRRLRQKTHKINDAIREVARQLGRAPTFDDLNRHLSITAEEYQEYLLLDCAKALESLDDLLSNDGHSVALDSRPLEEEMIISRTLRTALASLDEREQLILTLYYQHEMSLKEIALVLDLTEARVCQLNKKIAQKIQSFFQK; via the coding sequence ATGATGGATTTTATTGCCAGTGAAACGCTGACGCCCGCCGATGAAGCGCGCTATGTCAGCCAATATATACCGCTGGTCAACAAAATAGTGAAGCAACTGGCTTATCAGGTCAGCAGCGTGATCGACCGCGAAGATATGGAACAGAGCGCGTTGATGGGGTTGTTAAGCTCGTTGCGTCGCTATGGTCACCCGGATGAACAGTTCATTGCGTATGCTGCACCACGAATTCGCGGTGCGGTGCTTGATGAGCTGCGTCAGCTTGACTGGCGTCCGCGCCGCCTGCGACAGAAAACGCACAAGATCAACGATGCCATTCGTGAGGTGGCGCGTCAGTTAGGACGTGCGCCAACGTTTGACGATTTAAACCGCCATCTCTCTATTACGGCTGAAGAGTATCAGGAATATCTGCTGCTGGATTGCGCCAAAGCCCTGGAGAGTCTTGACGATCTTCTGAGCAATGACGGGCATTCGGTGGCACTGGACAGCCGTCCGCTGGAGGAAGAGATGATCATCAGCCGCACGCTACGTACCGCACTGGCCTCGCTCGATGAGCGTGAACAACTGATCCTCACCCTCTATTACCAGCACGAAATGAGCCTGAAAGAGATAGCCCTGGTCCTCGACCTGACCGAAGCCAGGGTTTGTCAGCTCAATAAAAAAATCGCGCAGAAAATTCAGTCTTTTTTCCAGAAGTGA
- a CDS encoding flagellar basal body-associated FliL family protein yields the protein MNTKTLLFGVIIALVTAVLAAGLTVVGTHLLRSDESANALTKLFSSSKTQAVEFVEIKNLVITLKGSNRTERYLLLELNLATSSPENTRKSEEMIPAIRGATVSLLSDMEYSAVRALTVNELHNKLKAAYDARFSSLNMTVPFDDVIISKMVFQ from the coding sequence ATGAATACGAAAACACTTTTATTTGGCGTGATTATCGCCCTGGTCACCGCCGTCCTGGCAGCAGGGTTAACCGTTGTTGGCACGCATTTGCTGCGTTCTGACGAAAGCGCAAACGCACTGACCAAACTGTTCAGCTCCTCTAAAACGCAAGCCGTTGAGTTTGTGGAGATAAAAAATCTGGTGATCACCCTGAAAGGGAGCAACCGCACGGAACGTTATCTGCTGCTGGAACTGAATCTGGCAACAAGCAGCCCGGAGAACACCCGTAAATCGGAGGAGATGATCCCGGCGATTCGCGGTGCAACCGTCAGCCTGTTATCTGATATGGAATACAGCGCAGTACGCGCACTGACTGTTAACGAGTTGCATAACAAGCTGAAGGCGGCCTATGACGCTCGCTTTAGCAGCCTGAATATGACTGTACCGTTTGATGACGTGATCATCAGCAAAATGGTTTTCCAGTAA
- a CDS encoding flagellar hook-length control protein FliK, which produces MLNLALGAGNASGTPVQAELIGAGNVTTGVANSESPMAFRDALLNVVNTLMVGQMKGVNGNSVTSLAIRQNADESHDDTVPDDTSLLKVDAQQQLLDALLMPRTLPVSIELVTTGEASPTMSPQPPLPAMTRGQMPAVSGTTLMPQPAISLENTVAAKMELPPTPAMSVQQVAPQLMTAVAAVTPEVAAQPPAGGEATNVVSRESRLAPSTTLKLDTEDSRWSQQLQRVLGERLQVQVKNQIQHATIRLDPPDMGKIDISLHIDNGRMQVQINASQADVYRALQQTSNDLRQSLTEQNLVQVNVQVSSQSGGQQQSKDAPFSQQQAAIQSASEIAPGEIRADKTRREDDSVLLTV; this is translated from the coding sequence ATGCTCAATCTTGCGCTGGGCGCAGGTAATGCCTCTGGTACGCCGGTGCAGGCTGAACTCATCGGTGCCGGGAACGTCACCACCGGCGTGGCAAACAGCGAATCCCCGATGGCCTTCAGAGACGCATTGCTCAATGTGGTTAATACGCTGATGGTCGGGCAGATGAAGGGCGTAAACGGCAACAGCGTGACATCGCTTGCGATCCGCCAGAACGCGGACGAGAGCCACGATGACACTGTACCGGACGACACATCTTTGTTGAAGGTGGATGCCCAGCAGCAACTGCTGGATGCGCTGCTAATGCCGCGCACCCTGCCGGTAAGCATTGAGCTGGTCACGACCGGCGAGGCATCACCGACGATGTCGCCGCAACCGCCGCTGCCAGCGATGACCCGTGGGCAGATGCCAGCCGTCAGCGGTACAACGCTTATGCCGCAGCCTGCGATTTCGCTGGAAAACACCGTCGCGGCAAAGATGGAATTACCGCCCACGCCAGCGATGAGCGTGCAGCAGGTGGCCCCGCAACTGATGACAGCCGTGGCCGCCGTCACACCGGAGGTTGCGGCGCAACCTCCCGCAGGGGGAGAGGCGACCAACGTCGTGAGCCGCGAATCCCGCCTGGCGCCCTCCACGACGCTAAAGCTGGACACCGAAGATTCTCGCTGGTCGCAGCAGCTTCAACGTGTACTGGGGGAGCGGTTGCAGGTGCAGGTGAAGAATCAGATCCAGCACGCCACTATCCGCCTCGACCCGCCAGATATGGGCAAAATCGACATCTCGCTACACATCGATAATGGCCGGATGCAGGTACAAATCAACGCCAGCCAGGCGGACGTTTATCGTGCGTTGCAGCAGACCAGCAACGATCTGCGTCAGAGCCTGACCGAGCAAAACCTTGTTCAGGTCAACGTTCAGGTCTCTTCCCAGTCGGGTGGCCAGCAGCAGAGCAAAGATGCACCGTTTTCTCAGCAGCAGGCCGCTATTCAGTCGGCTTCGGAGATAGCCCCAGGCGAAATCAGAGCAGACAAGACGCGTCGTGAAGATGACTCGGTATTACTGACCGTTTAA
- the fliS gene encoding flagellar export chaperone FliS: MYGNDREGYGLYHQEDLAIQSAAANPHQLVLMLFNGLMDELVRAKSHIAAHRYERKAQSINKCIDILNALTSALDFEKGGELALSLANLYDYCVYRLYDASHKLSIALIEEVENILGNIKEGWEKMGQAA; this comes from the coding sequence ATGTACGGTAACGATCGGGAAGGCTACGGCCTTTACCACCAGGAAGATTTGGCCATTCAGTCTGCGGCAGCGAACCCGCATCAGCTGGTGTTAATGCTGTTCAACGGGCTGATGGATGAGCTGGTCAGGGCGAAAAGCCACATTGCAGCACACCGCTATGAGCGTAAGGCGCAGAGCATCAATAAGTGCATTGATATTCTCAATGCGTTGACCAGTGCGCTCGATTTTGAGAAGGGGGGCGAGCTGGCCCTGAGCCTGGCCAATCTCTATGACTACTGCGTCTATCGTCTGTATGACGCCAGCCACAAACTCTCTATCGCGCTGATCGAAGAGGTGGAAAACATCCTCGGTAACATCAAGGAAGGCTGGGAAAAAATGGGTCAGGCGGCATGA
- the fliD gene encoding flagellar filament capping protein FliD has translation MSDFDPTTLATQLAGYDILALQTSIQTQTTTLSAQKKALTALRTALTDFRTAITGLNSSSNNVLKNTVTMNQEGIASITASASARKGTYSLNVKQLASAQQKSYSDLTDEDIKNATGTMTINLNGESLDIEMDDLKSLSDFASAVNKADFPSADDPMTSTSEQNGVTASLMRVDGKVQLMLSSDQSGEKYDIQLDTSAMTSGQDIFASEALITKGKDAKFTLGDSTQEYSSSSNTLDNLVDGVSIKLTGTTEDGKPLVISVDTDATGTQEQIQAFIDAYNTLKSTISGLTATGNSTDDRGAFAGDASISSLSNDLSNMLRKTFGDENMTKFGITSDKDGKLTLDKDKLETQLKADPQSVNNFFNGNNGLIKAMDKSLDKYLNTSTGLLKGRQETLDRQQRDIDSKTEKMNTRYDSSYNRYLKQFTQLQKVMTQMNNTMSMFS, from the coding sequence ATGTCTGATTTTGACCCTACAACACTGGCCACACAGTTGGCAGGCTACGACATTCTTGCTCTGCAAACGTCTATCCAGACACAGACCACGACGCTGAGCGCGCAGAAAAAAGCCCTGACGGCGCTGCGAACAGCATTGACCGATTTCCGCACTGCGATCACCGGGCTGAACTCATCTTCGAATAACGTTCTGAAGAACACCGTCACCATGAACCAGGAGGGGATCGCAAGCATTACCGCCAGCGCCTCTGCCCGTAAAGGGACTTACAGCCTGAACGTGAAGCAACTGGCATCGGCTCAGCAGAAAAGCTACAGCGACCTGACGGACGAGGACATTAAAAACGCCACCGGCACGATGACGATTAACCTCAATGGTGAAAGCCTCGACATCGAAATGGACGACCTGAAAAGTCTGTCTGATTTTGCCAGTGCGGTGAATAAAGCCGATTTCCCGAGCGCTGATGACCCGATGACCTCCACCAGTGAACAGAATGGCGTCACTGCGTCTCTGATGCGTGTGGATGGCAAAGTGCAGTTGATGTTGAGCAGCGATCAAAGCGGTGAGAAGTACGATATCCAGCTTGATACCAGCGCGATGACCAGTGGACAGGACATTTTTGCCAGTGAAGCACTCATTACCAAAGGCAAAGATGCGAAGTTTACGCTGGGTGACTCCACGCAGGAGTATTCCAGCAGCTCCAATACACTGGATAACCTGGTCGATGGTGTGTCGATCAAACTGACCGGTACCACGGAAGACGGTAAGCCGTTGGTTATCTCTGTCGATACGGACGCTACCGGGACACAGGAACAGATTCAGGCCTTCATTGATGCCTATAACACCCTGAAAAGCACCATTTCCGGGCTGACGGCCACCGGTAACAGTACCGACGATCGCGGCGCATTTGCCGGTGACGCCAGTATTTCGTCACTTTCCAACGATCTGAGCAACATGCTGCGTAAGACCTTTGGTGATGAAAACATGACGAAGTTTGGCATCACATCGGATAAAGACGGCAAGTTGACGCTCGATAAAGACAAGCTGGAAACCCAACTGAAAGCGGATCCGCAGTCGGTCAACAACTTCTTTAACGGTAACAATGGTTTGATCAAGGCGATGGATAAATCGCTGGATAAATACCTCAACACCAGCACCGGTTTACTCAAGGGTCGTCAGGAAACACTTGATCGCCAGCAGCGCGATATCGACAGCAAAACCGAAAAAATGAATACCCGTTATGACAGCTCTTACAACCGCTACCTCAAGCAGTTTACGCAGCTACAGAAAGTCATGACGCAGATGAACAACACCATGAGCATGTTTAGCTAA
- a CDS encoding flagellin, whose translation MALSIFTNSASMASTNALNKSNSMLSTAMERLGTGKRINSAADDAAGLQIATRLQGQSNGMAVAQRNISDATALMQTAEGAFDEVSNIMYRMKDLATQAANDTNTTDDRSAINAELNDLNAELKNIMDNTSYAGEKLFGASGSKFATALNFQIGSSSGETMELDLSAELSTGGTNALFDADGFGFGDWNDPAAGINLTDAAGAKDMMDKLETALNDVGSVRSKMGASINRLGHTAANLANMKDNTELALGNIQDADFASEASSMTRNQMLAQTSMSMLKQSNSMSSMVMSLLG comes from the coding sequence ATGGCACTGTCAATTTTTACTAACTCCGCTTCTATGGCTTCCACGAATGCGCTGAATAAATCTAACAGCATGCTGTCCACCGCGATGGAACGCCTGGGCACCGGTAAGCGTATTAACTCTGCGGCTGACGATGCGGCAGGTTTGCAGATTGCGACCCGTCTTCAGGGTCAGAGCAACGGTATGGCGGTTGCCCAGCGTAACATTTCTGACGCGACAGCGCTGATGCAGACGGCGGAAGGTGCGTTCGACGAAGTGAGCAACATCATGTACCGCATGAAAGACCTTGCTACGCAGGCGGCGAACGACACCAACACCACTGATGACCGTTCAGCGATCAATGCGGAACTGAACGACCTGAATGCCGAACTGAAAAACATCATGGATAACACCTCTTATGCTGGTGAAAAACTGTTCGGCGCGTCAGGCAGCAAATTTGCAACGGCACTGAACTTCCAGATTGGTTCTTCTTCCGGTGAAACGATGGAGCTGGATCTGTCTGCTGAACTCAGCACTGGCGGTACGAATGCTCTGTTTGATGCCGACGGTTTTGGTTTCGGTGACTGGAATGACCCGGCGGCCGGTATCAACCTGACTGACGCGGCGGGCGCAAAAGATATGATGGATAAACTGGAAACCGCTCTGAATGATGTCGGTTCTGTACGTTCCAAAATGGGTGCGAGCATCAACCGTCTGGGTCACACTGCCGCCAACCTGGCGAACATGAAAGATAACACCGAACTGGCGCTGGGCAACATTCAGGATGCGGACTTCGCCAGCGAAGCCTCTTCTATGACCCGTAACCAGATGCTGGCACAAACCAGCATGTCCATGCTGAAGCAGTCCAACAGCATGTCCAGCATGGTGATGTCGCTGCTGGGTTAA
- a CDS encoding flagellin has product MSLSIFTSSASMASTNALNKSNSMLSTAMERLGTGKRINSAADDAAGLQIATRLQGQTNGMAVSQRNISDATALMQTAEGAFDEVSNIMYRMKDLATQAANDTNTTDDRSAINAELNDLNAELKNIMGNTSYAGDKLFGSNGKFADALNFQIGSSSGETMTIDLSGELGGATGGLFDETTGFAFGDWSNTASGIELTDAAGAKTMMDQLETALNDVGAVRSKMGASINRLGHTASNLANMKDNTELALSNIQDADFASEASSMTRNQMLAQTSMSMLKQSNSMSSMVMSLLG; this is encoded by the coding sequence ATGTCCCTTTCTATCTTCACCAGCTCTGCTTCTATGGCGTCTACCAACGCACTGAATAAATCAAACAGCATGTTATCGACTGCGATGGAACGTCTGGGTACCGGTAAGCGTATTAACTCCGCTGCCGATGATGCGGCTGGTTTGCAGATTGCAACCCGTCTTCAGGGCCAGACCAATGGTATGGCCGTTTCCCAGCGTAACATCTCTGACGCGACGGCGCTGATGCAGACGGCGGAAGGTGCGTTCGACGAAGTGAGCAACATTATGTACCGCATGAAAGACCTTGCTACGCAGGCGGCGAACGACACCAACACCACTGATGACCGTTCCGCAATCAATGCGGAACTGAACGACCTGAACGCCGAACTGAAAAACATCATGGGCAACACCTCTTACGCGGGTGATAAGCTGTTCGGTTCCAACGGTAAATTCGCTGACGCACTGAACTTCCAGATTGGCTCTTCTTCTGGCGAAACCATGACTATCGATCTCTCTGGCGAACTGGGCGGCGCGACTGGTGGCCTGTTTGATGAGACGACCGGTTTTGCGTTTGGTGACTGGTCTAATACTGCGTCCGGTATTGAACTGACTGACGCAGCTGGCGCGAAAACCATGATGGATCAACTGGAAACCGCACTGAATGACGTCGGTGCTGTACGTTCCAAAATGGGTGCGAGCATTAACCGTCTGGGCCACACGGCGTCCAACCTGGCGAACATGAAAGACAACACCGAACTGGCGTTGAGCAACATTCAGGATGCGGACTTCGCCAGCGAAGCCTCTTCTATGACGCGTAACCAGATGCTGGCGCAAACCAGCATGTCCATGCTGAAGCAGTCCAACAGCATGTCCAGCATGGTGATGTCACTGCTGGGTTAA
- a CDS encoding winged helix-turn-helix domain-containing protein, with amino-acid sequence MQDAGRIFTREELTTLVWERRVIGNNSLPNAIHALRTALEDDGKQQRIIKTVPKKGYLLEPEYCRVIEKEESEVSESPDASSESEAEISTPEENVPELRPETLAPVFATPETTPLVVSLPVARINRTTFVLIVVLAMVCSAMLTWWLVKRQDNDHLTAKEVQPNVYSNIHIYAIEPSGELSYSADNLYSKLKDSLYALNQQIKMQSVSMTVYFSNKNFVLNYTFALTSPCDKRQLVMAIYHWRLDPTQLNNLILRETRRKLDEMATCTEN; translated from the coding sequence ATGCAGGATGCAGGAAGAATCTTCACTCGTGAAGAATTGACAACCCTGGTATGGGAACGACGTGTAATTGGCAATAACAGTCTCCCTAATGCTATCCATGCGTTACGTACTGCGCTGGAAGATGACGGTAAACAGCAAAGAATTATCAAAACCGTACCTAAAAAGGGGTATTTGCTGGAGCCGGAATATTGCCGCGTTATTGAAAAAGAAGAAAGTGAAGTCAGCGAGTCGCCTGATGCCTCATCTGAATCTGAGGCAGAAATCAGCACGCCAGAAGAAAATGTTCCGGAATTACGCCCTGAGACGCTGGCTCCTGTTTTTGCGACACCAGAAACAACGCCCCTGGTTGTCTCCCTCCCGGTGGCCCGTATCAATCGCACAACATTTGTACTGATTGTTGTCCTGGCGATGGTATGCAGCGCCATGTTGACCTGGTGGCTGGTGAAACGCCAGGACAACGACCATCTGACGGCGAAAGAGGTTCAGCCTAACGTTTACAGCAATATTCATATCTATGCGATTGAGCCATCGGGCGAACTGTCCTACAGCGCGGATAATCTTTACAGCAAGCTGAAAGACTCACTCTACGCATTAAATCAGCAGATTAAAATGCAATCCGTGTCGATGACGGTCTACTTCAGTAACAAAAATTTCGTGCTGAACTACACCTTCGCGCTTACCAGTCCTTGTGATAAGCGACAACTGGTGATGGCGATTTACCACTGGCGTCTTGACCCGACCCAGCTTAACAACCTGATACTGCGTGAAACCCGGAGAAAACTGGATGAAATGGCTACCTGTACAGAGAATTAA
- the flgL gene encoding flagellar hook-associated protein FlgL has translation MRISSLYNSNAMLSQMGTNSTRLTKLMEQMSTLKRINVPSDDPVAASRLVQLNREQSAITQYQSNITSLSGALSIQESNVNALSNQLLSLNDKLLSANNSSHSQKDMAGYGAEIASMLDSLVATMNAKNENGSYLFSGTKTDSKPVTLDENGQYVYGGNDSTRETIVANGVTITENTAIAHAFSDSGNDLEMLNKLKELSEKMQDPNASFADYKDDIDAMLGSVQNSRDDVASLFTDLGGRQNRLTLLGDAHTDVSLANQQLVSDLADTDQVTTSVNLQLYMQSVQITNKAYSMVSQLNLFSML, from the coding sequence ATGCGTATCAGTAGTCTCTACAATTCAAATGCCATGCTATCGCAGATGGGTACGAACAGCACCCGGCTGACCAAGCTGATGGAACAGATGTCTACGCTCAAGCGTATCAATGTGCCGTCAGACGATCCGGTGGCGGCCAGCCGCCTGGTGCAGCTTAACCGCGAGCAGTCAGCGATCACCCAATATCAGAGCAATATTACAAGCCTCAGCGGTGCGCTCTCGATTCAGGAGTCGAACGTCAATGCGCTCAGTAATCAGTTGCTCTCTTTGAATGACAAGCTGTTATCAGCCAACAACAGTTCTCACAGTCAGAAAGATATGGCGGGCTACGGCGCGGAAATTGCTTCCATGCTCGACTCGCTGGTGGCGACGATGAACGCCAAAAATGAGAACGGCAGCTATCTTTTTTCCGGCACGAAAACCGACAGCAAACCTGTCACGCTGGATGAGAATGGCCAATACGTTTATGGCGGTAACGACAGTACCCGTGAAACCATTGTTGCGAACGGTGTGACCATTACGGAAAATACCGCCATTGCGCACGCGTTTTCTGATTCAGGTAATGACCTGGAGATGCTGAATAAGCTCAAAGAACTGAGCGAAAAGATGCAGGATCCGAACGCCAGTTTCGCTGATTACAAAGACGATATTGACGCGATGCTGGGATCGGTACAGAACTCACGCGATGACGTTGCAAGCCTGTTTACCGACCTCGGTGGACGTCAGAACCGCCTGACATTGCTGGGGGATGCGCATACGGATGTGAGCCTGGCTAATCAGCAACTGGTCAGCGATCTGGCTGACACCGATCAGGTGACCACGTCCGTTAACCTGCAGCTTTATATGCAGTCGGTACAGATCACCAATAAGGCTTACAGCATGGTAAGTCAGCTTAACCTCTTCAGTATGTTGTAA
- the flgK gene encoding flagellar hook-associated protein FlgK, whose protein sequence is MSMINIAYSGLQAAQVGMNVTSMNIANMLVGGYSRQGSVQSSIGPMGEAGLTPGSGVQVDSIRRISSQYLVNQVWQTNTKANYFSTENQYITSLEKVVGTDTTSLGNGLDEFVNALSALTQTPESPALRQQLINQAGSLATRFNSVNNFISSQKESINTQRSAMVDQINTLSGNIADYNKKIADMESTGGNASVLRDQRDELVKTLSSMADVKVSEDKSGSFTVSLTNGQPLVSGKTAGQLSVGQDANGDTTLMLKFSTSEFSLNPSTGGQLGALYDYETGTLQEMKDAVQGMAKAVADLFNEQLEKGYDLNGNQGKPLFTFDPTNPAGMLQVNDVKPEEIALSAVKGEPGNSDNLTALIELKNQKTDIPGLGNMSLNEGAAAIISTIGIASKQSTTEMEAAVAVSEQAQNQRDNLSAVNQDEEAINLQIYMQAYQANMKVISTGNQIFTDLMSLF, encoded by the coding sequence ATGAGTATGATTAATATTGCTTACAGCGGCTTGCAGGCCGCACAGGTAGGCATGAACGTAACATCGATGAACATCGCCAACATGCTGGTGGGCGGCTACAGCCGTCAGGGCTCGGTGCAAAGCTCCATCGGGCCGATGGGGGAAGCCGGGTTGACGCCGGGCAGCGGCGTACAGGTAGACAGCATTCGCCGTATCTCCAGCCAGTATCTGGTGAATCAGGTCTGGCAGACCAACACCAAAGCGAACTATTTCTCAACGGAAAACCAGTACATCACTTCGCTTGAAAAGGTGGTTGGCACCGATACCACAAGCCTGGGCAATGGTCTGGATGAGTTTGTTAACGCCCTGAGTGCCCTGACCCAGACACCGGAATCGCCGGCATTACGCCAGCAATTGATCAACCAGGCGGGGTCACTGGCGACACGTTTTAACAGCGTGAATAACTTTATTAGCAGCCAGAAAGAGTCGATTAACACGCAGCGTAGCGCGATGGTTGATCAGATTAATACCCTGAGCGGTAACATCGCCGACTACAACAAAAAAATCGCCGATATGGAATCAACGGGCGGAAATGCCAGTGTCCTTCGCGACCAGCGTGATGAGCTGGTAAAAACACTCAGTTCGATGGCTGACGTTAAGGTCAGTGAAGATAAGTCCGGTAGCTTTACGGTTTCCCTGACCAATGGTCAACCATTAGTCAGCGGTAAAACAGCCGGGCAATTGAGCGTAGGGCAGGATGCAAACGGTGACACGACGTTGATGCTGAAATTCTCCACCAGTGAATTTTCACTCAACCCGTCTACCGGCGGTCAACTGGGGGCTCTGTACGATTATGAAACCGGCACGCTGCAGGAGATGAAAGACGCCGTGCAGGGGATGGCAAAGGCTGTGGCAGACCTCTTCAATGAGCAACTGGAGAAGGGCTACGACCTGAACGGCAATCAGGGTAAGCCTCTCTTTACCTTCGATCCCACCAACCCGGCAGGAATGTTGCAGGTGAATGATGTCAAACCCGAAGAGATAGCACTTTCTGCGGTTAAGGGCGAACCCGGCAACAGTGACAACCTGACGGCACTGATTGAGCTTAAAAATCAGAAAACAGATATTCCCGGTTTAGGCAACATGAGTCTGAACGAGGGCGCGGCGGCTATTATCTCGACGATAGGTATCGCCAGCAAACAGAGCACCACGGAAATGGAAGCCGCGGTTGCGGTGAGCGAACAGGCGCAAAATCAACGCGATAACCTGAGTGCGGTAAACCAGGATGAGGAGGCGATAAACCTTCAGATCTATATGCAGGCTTATCAGGCCAACATGAAGGTTATCTCCACCGGCAACCAGATTTTCACCGATCTGATGAGTCTGTTTTAA
- a CDS encoding rod-binding protein, with product MLNPVNRQTSILPGDLTGQVKPQNLEQAAEQFEALMLRSMMSQMRKAADVLGEDNPFNSKQQRMMRDFYDDKLASELASQRSTGIAQMIIDQLSPQLSMPLKDAGQLAALKEQPNELKTPVVPVMREQE from the coding sequence ATGCTGAATCCTGTTAATCGCCAAACGTCCATTCTGCCGGGTGATCTCACCGGGCAGGTGAAACCGCAAAATCTTGAACAGGCCGCAGAGCAGTTCGAAGCATTGATGCTGCGCTCGATGATGTCGCAGATGCGTAAGGCCGCTGACGTGCTGGGGGAAGATAACCCGTTTAACAGCAAGCAGCAGCGCATGATGCGCGATTTTTACGACGACAAGCTGGCCTCAGAGCTGGCATCACAACGCAGTACCGGTATTGCGCAGATGATTATCGACCAGCTTTCACCTCAGCTGAGCATGCCGCTTAAGGATGCGGGACAACTGGCCGCTTTAAAAGAGCAGCCCAACGAACTGAAAACGCCCGTTGTCCCGGTGATGCGCGAACAGGAGTAA
- a CDS encoding flagellar basal body P-ring protein FlgI: MESVMRKLALFILLVWSLGATAQRLGDVVDIQGVRGNQLVGYSLVVGLDGTGDKNQVKFTSQSVTNMLRQFGVQLPTKIDPKVKNVAAVAISATLPPGYARGQSIDVTVSSIGDAKSLRGGTLLLTQLRGADGEVYALAQGNVVVGGMKAEGNSGSSVTINTPTVGRVPNGGSVEREVPSDFQQEPMVMLNLKRPSFKTANSVAVALNSAFGSGTATAQSATNVAVRAPMSAGDRVAFMSTLEDVQINAGKQPPRVVFNARTGTVVIGDGVVVRAAAVSHGNLTVTIRESSNVSQPGAFSQGQTVVTPESDVNVNRGNGQMVMISAGTNLRSIVNTINSLGAAPDDTMAILQALHEAGALDAELVVI; encoded by the coding sequence ATGGAGTCCGTGATGCGTAAACTGGCACTTTTTATTCTGCTTGTCTGGAGTCTGGGCGCAACGGCTCAGCGTCTGGGTGACGTGGTGGATATTCAGGGCGTGCGTGGCAACCAGCTTGTGGGCTACAGCCTGGTTGTGGGCCTCGACGGAACCGGTGATAAAAACCAGGTTAAATTCACCAGCCAGTCGGTGACCAATATGCTGCGCCAGTTTGGTGTGCAACTCCCGACGAAAATCGATCCGAAGGTGAAAAACGTCGCGGCAGTGGCAATCAGCGCCACTCTTCCACCGGGCTATGCGCGTGGGCAGAGCATTGATGTGACCGTTTCCTCCATTGGGGATGCGAAAAGTCTGCGCGGCGGCACGCTGTTGTTGACACAGTTGCGCGGTGCGGACGGTGAAGTATATGCGCTGGCGCAGGGCAACGTGGTCGTGGGCGGCATGAAAGCGGAGGGCAACAGCGGCTCCAGCGTGACCATCAACACTCCGACCGTTGGCCGTGTACCGAATGGCGGTTCCGTCGAGCGTGAAGTGCCGAGCGATTTTCAGCAGGAACCGATGGTGATGTTAAACCTGAAACGACCCAGCTTTAAAACCGCCAATAGCGTCGCGGTTGCTCTGAATAGTGCGTTTGGTTCAGGTACGGCTACTGCACAGAGCGCCACCAATGTTGCCGTTCGCGCACCGATGAGCGCGGGCGATCGCGTGGCGTTTATGTCCACGCTTGAAGATGTGCAAATTAATGCCGGTAAACAGCCGCCTCGTGTAGTGTTCAACGCCCGTACCGGTACGGTTGTCATCGGCGATGGTGTGGTAGTGCGTGCAGCGGCGGTTTCTCACGGTAACCTGACCGTGACTATCCGTGAATCGTCTAACGTCAGCCAGCCTGGCGCATTCAGCCAGGGGCAAACCGTAGTGACGCCTGAAAGCGACGTTAACGTCAACCGGGGCAACGGTCAAATGGTGATGATTTCTGCGGGGACAAATCTGCGCAGTATTGTTAACACCATCAACAGTTTAGGCGCAGCCCCGGACGACACAATGGCCATCCTTCAGGCACTGCATGAAGCCGGTGCACTCGACGCAGAACTGGTGGTTATCTGA